The following are encoded in a window of Panicum virgatum strain AP13 chromosome 5N, P.virgatum_v5, whole genome shotgun sequence genomic DNA:
- the LOC120676116 gene encoding probable carboxylesterase 15 produces the protein MSSDTAPPNVVEDLHGVVQLFSDGSVVRGVESAIMPAGPFPDVPGVQWKDVVYDATRGLRARVFRPPAAAAGEGRKLPVLVYFHGGGYCLPEYDQPALHSCCQRFAAERPAVVLSVQYRRAPENRLPAAVEDGAAFLSWLRAQAAAPGAPGAEPWLVESADLARTFVTGVSAGANLAHHVVVRIASGQLVLDPARVAGYVLFSAFFGSVERVASEAPPPPDVSLTVETTDKFWRLALPVGATRDHPLANPFGPDSPTLEPLPLPPALVVALGRDVLRGHMLRYAAKLEEMGKAVELAEFPGERHGFSKGPWSGATDELIQILKRCVRACTNDCE, from the coding sequence ATGTCCAGCGACACCGCGCCGCCAAACGTCGTGGAGGACCTGCACGGCGTCGTCCAGCTCTTCAGCGATGGCTCCGTCGTTCGCGGCGTCGAATCCGCCATCATGCCGGCGGGGCCGTTCCCGGACGTCCCGGGCGTCCAGTGGAAGGACGTCGTGTACGACGCGACGCGCGGCCTCAGGGCGCGCGTgttccggccgccggcggccgccgccggcgaaggcCGCAAGCTTCCCGTGCTCGTGTACTTCCACGGAGGCGGCTACTGCCTCCCCGAGTACGACCAGCCCGCGCTCCACTCCTGCTGCCAGCGCTTCGCCGCCGAGCGCCCCGCCGTGGTGCTCTCCGTCCAGTACCGCCGGGCGCCGGAGAACCGTCTCCCCGCGGCGGTCGAGGACGGCGCGGCGTTCCTGTCCTGGCTGCGCGCCCAGGCCGCCGCTCccggcgcgcccggcgccgAGCCGTGGCTCGTGGAATCCGCCGACCTCGCGCGGACCTTCGTGACCGGCGTGTCGGCCGGCGCCAACCTGGCCCACCACGTCGTCGTCCGGATCGCCTCGGGGCAGCTCGTGCTCGACCCGGCGCGCGTCGCCGGGTACGTCCTGTTCTCCGCCTTCTTCGGCAGCGTCGAGCGCGTGGCGTCGGAGGCCCCTCCACCGCCGGACGTGTCGCTGACGGTGGAGACGACCGACAAATTCTGGCGCCTGGCGCTGCCGGTGGGCGCGACCAGGGACCACCCGCTGGCGAACCCGTTCGGCCCGGACAGCCCGACCCTggagccgctgccgctgccgccggcgctcgTCGTGGCGCTCGGGCGCGACGTGCTCCGCGGCCACATGCTGCGCTACGCGGCGAAGCTCGAGGAGATGGGAAAGGCCGTTGAGCTCGCCGAGTTCCCTGGGGAGCGGCATGGCTTCTCCAAAGGACCGTGGAGCGGGGCTACAGATGAGCTGATCCAGATCTTGAAGCGGTGCGTCCGTGCGTGCACAAATGACTGTGaatga